The Acidovorax sp. RAC01 genomic sequence TGTCGCGCCAATGACCAGCGCGCGGTAGGAGTCTGGAAGGGATTGCATGGCTTTCCTGGGTACCGGATGGGGAGTTGGCGACACGCACGCGGCAGCACAGATGCGCAGCCGTGATCCGCGCCATGGTGCCGCGAAAGCAATGGGCGTGTGGATCGTAAGGAACTGTGCGGCCAGTGGCCAACTGCCCCGCAGGGGCACCAGCCGCCAGGGTTTCGGGGGCCGGCTGGATCAGGGTGCTGGTTGCATTACCCCGCCACACACTCCAGCGCAGCCCAGGCGCTCTCGACCAGCGCGAAATGCTCGGGCACATTCAGGGCCGGAGCATGGCCGCAACCGGGCACCTCCACCACGCGGACCAGGCCGCGCGCTCCGGGGCCGCGCGTCAGCATCTCGGCGGTGGTCTCGCGCAGCACCAGGTCAGAGTCGGCACCGCGCAGGCACAGCACGGGGATGTCCAGCGTGTCGTAGTGCTGCCAGATCAGGTAGTCGTCGGCATGGTGGGTGAACTGCTGGACCATGGCGGGGTCGTAATGCGGCGTCACGCGGCCGTCCGGCAGGCGGCGGGTGGATGTTTCCGTCAGCCGGCGCCATTGCGCGTCGCTCAGCCAGCCATACGGCTGGTACACCTGCCGGAAGAACGCCTCCAGCTCGGCCACCGTGGCAAACGCAGGTGGCGTGCCCGCGTAGGCCTTGATGCGCTCGATGGCGGCCTGGGCCAGTTGCGGCGCGTTGTCGTTCAGCACCAGGCTGCGGATGCGCCCTTTGAGGCGCGGCTCGGCCAGGCCTGCAGCGCACACGGTGCCAATGGCTCCGCCCATGGATGTGCCTACCCAGTGCGCGTGTTCGATGCCCAGCTGGTCAAACAGGTCGGCCGCAATGCGGGCGTAGAAGGACAACTGGTATTCCTGCGCCGGCTGGCGTGCCCACTGGCTCAGGCCACGCCCGAGGGTGTCGGGGCAGATGACGCGGTAGCGCGGCGCCAGGTGGGCGGCCAGTTCGTCCATGTCGCGGCCGGTGCGCGCCAGACCGTGCCAGGCGATCACCACCGGCGCATCGGCAGCACCCCATTCGGTGTAGTGGATTTCGTAGCCGGCGCAGGTGGCGTAGCGTGAGGTGGGGCTCATGGGGCACCTTGGGACGTAAAAGCAGACGGAAACGAAAGGCGTCGGTGCGGTTCAGCGCGCCGCACGGGTGTGCTGCTGCGAAGCTGCCGCGCGCAGGCGCCCCACCACACCGGTAGGGAAGTAATAGACAGACAGCACAAACAGCACGCCCAGCCACAGCAGCCAGCGGTCGGGCGACAGCAGTGCCGAGAGCCAGGGCATGCTGGAAGCGGCCTCGCTGCCCATGCGCAGCAGGTCCTGCAGGTAGCTTTGCGCCACCAGGAACAGCACAGCTCCAATGGCCGAGCCGTAGATCGTGCCCATGCCGCCAATCACCACGATGAGCAGGCAGT encodes the following:
- a CDS encoding alpha/beta fold hydrolase; the protein is MSPTSRYATCAGYEIHYTEWGAADAPVVIAWHGLARTGRDMDELAAHLAPRYRVICPDTLGRGLSQWARQPAQEYQLSFYARIAADLFDQLGIEHAHWVGTSMGGAIGTVCAAGLAEPRLKGRIRSLVLNDNAPQLAQAAIERIKAYAGTPPAFATVAELEAFFRQVYQPYGWLSDAQWRRLTETSTRRLPDGRVTPHYDPAMVQQFTHHADDYLIWQHYDTLDIPVLCLRGADSDLVLRETTAEMLTRGPGARGLVRVVEVPGCGHAPALNVPEHFALVESAWAALECVAG